The proteins below are encoded in one region of Sphingobium yanoikuyae:
- a CDS encoding SDR family oxidoreductase — protein MSKPIVVTGAAGILGAAVAAHLANQGLSVVGLDLADSAADFPGIFIGGVDLTDTQATHAAFAHSALSSGIAGLASIAGGFRWETVMEGSPDSWDFLYRINVRTALNAARAAVPLMPAGGAIVHVGAAATARAAMGMGAYTASKSGVARLTEALAEEHKGQGIRVNAVLPSIMDTPANRADMGDADAGKWVTPLELAQVVAFLLSDAASAITGASLPVTGRV, from the coding sequence ATGAGCAAGCCGATCGTCGTCACGGGGGCAGCGGGCATATTGGGAGCGGCCGTGGCCGCGCATCTGGCCAATCAGGGCCTCTCCGTCGTCGGGCTCGACCTGGCCGATAGCGCCGCCGATTTTCCTGGCATCTTCATCGGCGGCGTCGACTTGACCGATACGCAAGCGACCCACGCTGCGTTCGCCCATTCCGCGCTGTCATCCGGCATAGCCGGCCTTGCCAGCATCGCCGGCGGTTTCCGTTGGGAAACGGTGATGGAAGGCAGCCCGGACAGTTGGGATTTCCTCTACCGTATTAATGTCCGTACCGCGCTGAATGCTGCCCGCGCCGCCGTGCCGCTGATGCCGGCGGGAGGCGCCATCGTCCATGTGGGGGCGGCCGCCACGGCAAGGGCCGCCATGGGCATGGGCGCATATACCGCGAGCAAGTCCGGCGTCGCCCGCCTCACCGAAGCGCTCGCCGAGGAGCATAAGGGGCAGGGCATTCGGGTCAACGCAGTGCTGCCTTCGATCATGGACACGCCCGCCAACCGCGCCGACATGGGGGATGCTGACGCTGGCAAATGGGTGACGCCGCTCGAACTCGCGCAGGTCGTCGCCTTCCTACTGTCCGATGCCGCTTCCGCGATCACTGGCGCCAGCCTGCCCGTCACCGGCCGCGTCTGA
- a CDS encoding TetR/AcrR family transcriptional regulator, which translates to MADKKRDAEATRERILLAARQIFSRHGFGETGVRDIARRADVSPGLVSRYFGSKEGLFEAALESVFDHRVLTGVPHENFGHALLERLIERDESGGHPLNMMMLSTSDQGARAITERLVRTKLAAPLAQWFGTSDAEDRAARLLLVTAGLFLYRSVFPLDPLTGELSPGIRGWLESELQAIVAP; encoded by the coding sequence ATGGCAGACAAAAAACGAGATGCGGAAGCGACCCGCGAACGTATCCTGCTCGCGGCGCGGCAGATTTTTTCCCGCCATGGCTTCGGCGAAACCGGCGTGCGCGACATCGCCCGCCGTGCCGATGTCAGTCCGGGTCTCGTCAGCCGCTATTTCGGGTCTAAGGAGGGACTGTTCGAAGCCGCACTGGAATCGGTGTTCGACCATCGTGTGCTGACGGGCGTACCGCACGAGAATTTCGGCCATGCCTTGCTGGAACGGCTGATCGAGCGCGACGAGAGCGGCGGCCATCCGCTCAACATGATGATGCTCTCGACCTCGGATCAGGGCGCGCGTGCGATCACCGAAAGGCTGGTACGCACAAAGCTCGCCGCCCCGCTTGCCCAATGGTTCGGCACCAGCGATGCGGAGGACCGGGCTGCCCGGCTGCTGTTGGTGACGGCCGGCCTCTTCCTTTACCGGTCGGTATTCCCGCTTGACCCGTTGACCGGCGAACTTAGTCCCGGCATCCGCGGCTGGCTGGAATCCGAATTGCAGGCAATTGTCGCGCCTTGA
- a CDS encoding SDR family NAD(P)-dependent oxidoreductase: MDIARLFDISGKTALVTGGSGGIGYMIATALVQAGCKVFICSRKEKDIEAAADRLRAFGDVTAIAADVGSEAGVTKVADVVNAAGPLHILVNNAGTTWGAPLDQFPRAGFEKVLQLNLLAPFEITKALLPALRAAGTAEDPARVINIASIDGMQVPLWESYPYSATKAGLIHMGRHMGKFLAGEHVSVNTIAPGFFPSKMTASVADFDNEVDMAAAASPLGARIGTAEDIGGAVIYLSSRAGAWLSGVTIPVGGGRGTIDN, translated from the coding sequence ATGGACATTGCAAGGCTTTTCGACATCAGCGGCAAAACCGCCCTCGTCACGGGCGGATCGGGCGGCATCGGCTATATGATCGCCACTGCGCTGGTGCAGGCAGGTTGCAAGGTCTTCATCTGCTCGCGCAAGGAGAAGGATATAGAGGCCGCCGCCGACCGCTTGCGCGCCTTTGGCGACGTGACTGCCATCGCCGCTGACGTTGGCAGCGAAGCGGGCGTGACCAAGGTGGCGGATGTCGTGAATGCGGCCGGTCCGCTGCACATTCTCGTCAATAATGCGGGCACGACCTGGGGTGCGCCGCTTGACCAGTTTCCCCGCGCCGGATTCGAAAAGGTGCTCCAACTCAACCTGCTCGCCCCTTTCGAGATCACCAAGGCGCTGTTGCCCGCCCTGCGGGCCGCCGGTACGGCGGAGGATCCCGCGCGCGTCATCAACATCGCGTCGATCGACGGGATGCAGGTGCCGCTATGGGAAAGCTATCCTTATTCGGCGACCAAGGCGGGCCTCATCCACATGGGCCGCCATATGGGCAAGTTTCTCGCGGGAGAGCATGTCAGCGTGAACACGATCGCGCCGGGCTTCTTCCCTTCGAAGATGACCGCGTCGGTCGCCGATTTCGACAATGAAGTGGATATGGCTGCTGCCGCATCGCCCCTCGGAGCGCGGATAGGCACGGCAGAGGATATTGGCGGCGCCGTGATCTACCTGTCGTCGCGAGCAGGCGCTTGGTTGTCGGGCGTCACCATCCCGGTCGGCGGCGGCCGCGGGACCATCGACAATTGA
- a CDS encoding NAD(P)H-dependent flavin oxidoreductase gives MSMPALFKDRLSIPVIASPLFIISQPDLVIAQCRAGVVGSFPSLNARPSGTFEQWLQKLSSKLTDKDAPFAVNLIVHSTNPRLEEDLALCVKYKVPMVITSLGARTDVFEAIHSYGGIVFHDVIDNGFAKKAVEKGADALVAVASGAGGHAGTLSPFALIQEIRSWWDGPLALSGSIATGDAILGAQAMGADLAYMGSAFIATEEANADPAYKQMIVDSSGEDIVYSNLFTGIHGNYLKPSILLAGLDPDNLPESDPSKMNFADLSDGKKAWRDIWGCGQGIGAVDAVVPAAKLVEKLAAQYAAAKARIAG, from the coding sequence ATGTCGATGCCCGCCCTGTTCAAGGATCGCCTGTCCATCCCGGTAATCGCGTCGCCGCTATTCATCATTTCGCAGCCGGACCTGGTGATCGCGCAATGTCGCGCGGGCGTGGTCGGCTCCTTCCCTTCGCTCAACGCGCGCCCTTCCGGCACATTCGAACAATGGTTGCAGAAGCTCAGCAGCAAGTTGACGGATAAGGACGCCCCTTTTGCCGTCAATCTGATCGTCCACAGCACCAATCCTCGGCTGGAGGAGGATCTGGCGCTCTGCGTTAAATATAAGGTGCCGATGGTCATCACGTCGCTCGGTGCGCGCACCGACGTGTTCGAGGCGATCCACAGCTATGGCGGTATCGTGTTCCACGATGTCATCGATAATGGCTTTGCGAAGAAGGCGGTGGAAAAGGGTGCCGACGCGCTGGTCGCCGTTGCGTCCGGGGCGGGCGGCCATGCCGGCACGCTCTCGCCCTTCGCCTTGATCCAGGAAATCCGCAGTTGGTGGGACGGCCCGCTCGCCCTGTCCGGATCAATCGCGACTGGCGATGCGATATTGGGGGCCCAGGCGATGGGCGCCGATCTTGCCTATATGGGCTCGGCCTTCATCGCGACGGAGGAGGCCAATGCGGACCCCGCCTATAAACAGATGATTGTCGACAGTTCCGGCGAGGATATCGTCTATTCCAATCTTTTCACCGGTATCCACGGCAATTATCTCAAGCCGTCCATCCTGCTGGCCGGGCTTGACCCCGACAACCTGCCCGAGTCCGACCCGTCGAAGATGAACTTCGCCGATCTGTCCGACGGCAAGAAAGCCTGGCGCGACATTTGGGGCTGCGGCCAGGGTATCGGCGCGGTCGACGCGGTCGTGCCCGCGGCCAAGCTGGTGGAAAAGCTCGCCGCACAATATGCGGCGGCAAAGGCCCGTATAGCGGGCTGA